One Salarias fasciatus chromosome 9, fSalaFa1.1, whole genome shotgun sequence DNA segment encodes these proteins:
- the ppp1r3g gene encoding protein phosphatase 1 regulatory subunit 3G — MSRSPQPQSRDRSMENGLEELNEEEDEEEEEEILDDEVDASHLERFMRDRRRARSLPACLLDGVPGSNGRKKSVKFADSMGLSLANVKHFSTLEDPQIPSKVLSRHRSFPPPQQERRGDLGHGFKPPGTDRLVTCFPELRDAERRAQRLRVCLERIVISQFDVRGQIRVLDDSGDKEVGVRYTFNDWLSHVDAQAVPADDAGLPGERFVFTVYTPPFMDPSSAVHLAVYLKSERGEFWDNNEGQNYTLRYRCMLSDAQFVSAAFHAT, encoded by the coding sequence ATGTCCCGCTCACCGCAGCCGCAGTCCCGGGACCGGAGCATGGAGAACGGGCTGGAGGAGCtcaacgaggaggaggacgaggaggaggaggaggagatcctgGACGATGAGGTGGACGCGTCTCATCTGGAGAGGTTCATGCGGGACCGGAGGAGGGCTCGGTCCCTGCCAGCCTGCCTGCTGGACGGCGTCCCGGGGAGCAACGGGAGGAAGAAGTCGGTGAAGTTCGCGGACTCGATGGGTCTGAGTCTGGCCAACGTCAAGCACTTCAGCACGCTGGAGGACCCGCAGATCCCCAGCAAGGTGCTGTCCCGGCACCGCAGCTTCCCTCCGCCGCAGCAGGAGCGCCGCGGGGACCTGGGCCACGGCTTCAAGCCGCCCGGCACGGACCGGCTGGTGACCTGCTTCCCGGAGCTCCGGGACGCGGAGCGCAGAGCGCAGCGGCTCCGGGTCTGCCTGGAGCGGATCGTCATCTCCCAGTTCGACGTGCGCGGGCAGATCCGGGTCCTGGACGACAGCGGGGACAAGGAGGTCGGGGTCAGGTACACCTTCAACGACTGGCTGTCCCACGTGGACGCGCAGGCCGTGCCCGCGGACGATGCGGGGCTGCCGGGGGAGCGCTTCGTCTTCACCGTGTACACGCCGCCCTTCATGGACCCCAGCTCGGCCGTGCACCTGGCCGTGTACCTGAAGAGCGAGCGCGGGGAGTTCTGGGACAACAACGAGGGTCAGAACTACACCCTCCGGTACCGCTGCATGCTCAGCGACGCGCAGTTCGTCAGCGCTGCGTTCCACGCCACCTGA